One genomic region from Sparus aurata chromosome 15, fSpaAur1.1, whole genome shotgun sequence encodes:
- the kndc1 gene encoding kinase non-catalytic C-lobe domain-containing protein 1 isoform X2, with protein MQTARACHRTGPDTSLLPVQTFAPLLEGVKVAAMETCGRDAAVTYPGRAEERDYEPEHLPPLLEDEENVSLADILSLRDSCLTEDEVWAVCAECALALQSIRPSHLFHTLCITPDTLAFNAHGNVCFMEQLSDDPEGSFVPPEFDSTGSTFEGHVYSLGSTLSAALSFVIEPELEAELGDEIQRLLEQMQEEKPEDRPLLQDILCLAEARLSHTSSAAVCRKLSSVGRRVLSIESVSTFQDGQEGSWEARWQHPKPRCLLKRLSSDDNSKELCADSSVKANGLSRQQVCGGWDSSLWEEDMDSGDGDGMILADDLDCRSHNSSPVRRRAQQRLTRVRGALNRSCSVPDSNNPPCLSPPSHGDISVPVSDLTEIGADEHLSCKSVWSNRLQRLNRGRSCESYPHSSAEDCANSAVNYQVSEGNEDAPETLFSGETKIQGSRECQSCNCAQDSASSCTFCQELEMEQDSSWDQGSLNHSLYIPNNYMTKSMLCLNEESQDEWISLRELLTRCGRRLTVNELWALCYTCLSSLQTYMDFPAYLCLDTVHVGCEGEVLFLKPKNIGSRDEFYLAPEYQEHGIVTEKVCVYGVAAILWATAKFSLSPNQKLAMPRKLKRLLLEMAKRTPIERPSIIIAKKSCRDYLSRQGTNAETVWNNLISRVHPPASSYTEDLSAMEAHQSSCEESAQNNSGFVPMATESRLAPVPGPLPHSYPVNKELQLPEAFTSTATHFTPIILTNEGDSEEEGQHLGAAVEGTVDGFAKSGEHIKDRDLEYPYPTQAESNLHTPEFPVDQAFVTSTSSDEILVNSSSALPDLSRLEVSLPQPLSNNLNGCGVFNNYLFRQDPTTGHLSLVPVQVRAPESVLGLDINLSLVPQPLQGLITVPETSDGPFINCMNLPVRQEYGPSSSCFKGSSIISDSPLEQSVSRAYNGRTNPGTQGQNQSPSESLSPKVHPALQEVIDLLKGEFSLDGYLDNGHEDIAMGEYIFSLKDLQYDAFASIVKERFSDLYWEDDLLGVLHCLVNYSPSTLGSNEQPPSKAVKRAALTQPLIATVWGGKREVCLHGCLDLNGNIHTSSPAAAVDSWEGTEAQSHHGENAAVLEGFELRSEESRHGLCQGVSSDGSDAGVMEGGDHSAGGSDESPSEAECPSGREEGLTGAHYEQMSPDCSEDMEDSDSVASERLLSPGSRAEGLGLSFSPAWALAFFGEDCFSPEVIQYAVNLGQHTGSPCLDVKTQELQQQLIMETKNLKKTRNFYQKLIQQERKNKGSDSKLMLSKLKSQFEELRSKVVFLDGVKKYLEVLSVDQWGLEVSLLPSLAVCGPGSLDLQSAEDPSVLCFSASKGKSTLQAGSALGLMAYLYARNAAVEGYIQQFLYTFRFLCTPEQLLQFIIDKFISAARHGPDMSGDTEKIFHRSLDVLQFWITDCRQVDFTPKSSLVDTLENFLNTEVIPVDSRGEALLAVLHSPPCTTGSQGTGSLVSLEEEEDSACMYSSTEDLGKKWRFSRVVEPSSSGPKEKAFSIAAALPVPFYGSMMDDLSNVCLQSEERLPFSQNEHSAQHVAQQLTLLQQEMFQRCHPVHFLNSRTQGVRDKLQNKNVSQPIPPAEGSSLLSCEGTPSDSYLQQLLTYADSVSNWISAEIVICDSIKTQVALLTKYLWIGKYCYESRNFATAMQILRGLENVIVRQLPAWKHLSSKVCEILEELRAVQVFLKSDDLCLMGGEHARRRPTLPSVHILAMHVQQLEIGAFTLTTGAYKWTKLR; from the exons GAGAATGTGTCTCTGGCCGACATCCTCTCCCTGAGGGACAGCTGTCTGACCGAGGACGAGGTGTGGGCGGTGTGTGCAGAGTGCGCTCTGgctctgcagagcatcagaCCCTCCCACCTCTTCCACACCCTGTGCATAACGCCAGACACTCTGGCCTTCAACGCCCATGGGAATGTTTGCTTCATGGAGCAGCTCAGTG ATGATCCAGAAGGCTCCTTCGTGCCTCCTGAGTTTGACAGCACTGGCAGCACGTTTGAG GGCCATGTTTACTCTCTGGGCTCTACGCTTTCTGCCGCACTGAGCTTTGTCATCGAGCCAGAGCTGGAGGCAGAGCTGGGGGACGAAATCCAGAGGCTGTTGGAGCAGATGCAGGAGGAGAAGCCTGAGGACAGGCCGCTCCTTCAG GACATCCTCTGTCTGGCTGAAGCAAGGCTGTCTCATACctcctctgcagctgtgtgCCGGAAACTGTCTTCTGTTGGCCGACGGGTGCTCTCCATCGAATCCGTATCCACCTTCCAAG ATGGACAAGAAGGCTCCTGGGAGGCGAGGTGGCAGCATCCCAAACCCAGATGTCTGCTTAAAAGACTGAGCTCGGATGATAATAGCAAAGAGCTGTGTGCTGACAGTTCTGTTAAAGCAAACGGTCTGTCCAGGCAGCAG GTGTGCGGGGGCTGGGATTCCTCTCTCTGGGAGGAGGATATGGACAGCGGTGATGGAGACGGCATGATCTTGGCAGATGACTTGGACTGCAGGTCCCACAACAGCTCCCCAGTAAGGAGGAGAGCCCAGCAGAGGCTCACCAGGGTGAGGGGGGCTCTGAACCGCTCCTGCTCCGTCCCAGACTCCAACAACCCCCCGTGTCTGTCCCCTCCGAGTCATGGAGATATCAGCGTACCGGTATCTGACCTCACTGAGATTGGAGCGGATGAACATTTGAGCTGCAAGTCTGTGTGGAGTAACAGACTTCAAAGACTTAACCGGGGCAGGTCCTGTGAGTCTTATCCACACAGTAGCGCTGAGGATTGCGCGAACTCTGCTGTGAACTACCAAGTGTCAGAAGGAAATGAGGACGCTCCAGAGACATTGTTCAGTGGAGAAACAAAGATTCAAGGGTCCCGTGAATGTCAATCTTGTAACTGCGCCCAGGATTCAGCGTCGTCCTGTACTTTCTGTCAGGAGCTGGAAATGGAACAGGACTCTTCTTGGGACCAGGGCTCACTGAACCACAGCCTCTACATTCCTAATAACTACATGACCAAAAGCATGCTGTGCCTCAATGAAGAATCTCAGGATGAG tGGATCTCTCTCAGAGAGTTGCTTACTCGATGTGGACGGAGGCTGACAGTTAACGAGCTTTGGGCGCTGTGCTACACCTGCCTGTCCTCACTGCAGACCTACATGGACTTTCCAG CCTATTTATGCCTGGACACCGTGCACGTGGGCTGCGAGGGAGAAGTACTTTTCTTGAAACCAAAAAACATag GATCCCGAGATGAATTTTATCTTGCTCCTGAATATCAAGAACATGGCATTGTGACGGAAAAG GTTTGTGTGTACGGGGTTGCTGCTATTCTCTGGGCTACGGCCAAGTTCAGTTTATCACCTAATCAAAAACTGGCAATGCCGCGTAAACTGAAGAGGCTGCTCCTGGAGATGGCAAAGAGGACACCCATTGAGAGACCTTCCATCATCATTGCCAAAAaa AGCTGTCGTGACTACTTATCCCGTCAAGGGACAAATGCTGAGACTGTCTGGAATAACCTCATCAGCAGAGTTCACCCG CCAGCGTCCAGTTATACAGAAGATTTGAGTGCAATGGAAGCTCATCAGAGCTCGTGTGAAGAGTCTGCACAAAACAACAGCG GCTTTGTGCCCATGGCCACTGAGAGCCGACTGGCTCCTGTGCCTGGCCCTCTTCCCCACAGCTACCCAGTCAACAAGGAGCTCCAACTCCCAGAAGCCTTCACGTCCACTGCCACACACTTCACCCCCATCATCCTGACCAATGAGGGGGACTCGGAGGAGGAGGGCCAACACCTCGGAGCTGCTGTTGAAGG aaCTGTTGATGGATTCGCAAAAAGCGGTGAACACATCAAGGACAGAGACCTCGAGTACCCATATCCTACACAGGCTGAATCCAATCTACACACACCGGAGTTTCCTGTCGATCAGGCATTTGTAACTTCAACTTCCAGTGACGAGATTCTTGTGAACTCCTCTTCTGCTCTCCCTGATCTTTCACGCCTTGAAGTCTCCCTTCCTCAGCCATTGTCCAATAACCTCAATGGCTGTGGTGTTTTCAACAATTACCTGTTCCGTCAGGATCCCACAACAGGACATCTTTCCTTAGTGCCTGTGCAGGTTAGAGCTCCAGAGTCCGTCCTCGGGTTGGATATAAATCTCTCCCTGGTGCCACAGCCTTTGCAGGGACTAATCACAGTCCCAGAGACCTCTGATGGCCCATTTATTAACTGTATGAATCTGCCTGTGAGGCAGGAATATGGTCCATCATCATCTTGTTTTAAAGGTAGCTCCATCATTTCGGACAGCCCCTTGGAGCAGAGTGTTTCCAGAGCTTACAATGGACGGACAAATCCAGGAACACAAGGTCAGAACCAGTCTCCTTCAGAGTCCCTCTCCCCTAAAGTCCATCCTGCCCTACAAGAGGTGATTGACCTGCTCAAGGGAGAGTTTTCACTTGATGGATATTTGGACAATGGACATGAAGACATCGCTATGG GGGAGTACATATTCTCTTTGAAGGACCTCCAGTACGACGCGTTTGCCAGTATTGTGAAGGAGAGGTTCAGCGATTTGTACTGGGAGGACGACCTGCTGGGTGTGCTGCACTGCCTGGTTAACTACAGCCCGTCCACACT AGGCTCTAATGAGCAGCCTCCATCAAAGGCTGTGAAAAGGGCAGCTCTTACCCAACCCTTGATAGCcactgtctggggagggaagaGGGAAGTTTGCCTGCACGGTTGTCTCGACCTGAACGGAAACATTCACACGtccagtcctgctgctgctgtggattcTTGGGAAGGTACTGAGGCCCAGTCCCATCATGGAGAAAATGCAGCTGTGCTTGAAGGTTTTGAATTAAGATCGGAGGAGAGTCGACACGGTCTCTGTCAAG GTGTGAGCAGTGACGGTTCAGACGCAGGGgtcatggagggaggagatcaTTCAGCGGGGGGCAGCGATGAAAGCCCCTCTGAGGCCGAGTGTCCGTCAGGGAGAGAGGAAGGCCTGACGGGAGCCCACTATGAGCAGATGAGTCCCGATTGCTCGGAGGACATGGAGGACAGTGATTCTGTGGCATCGGAGCGACTCCTCTCGCCTGGATCCAGAGCAGAGGGACTGGGCCTCAGCTTTAGCCCAGCCTGGGCCTTGGCCTTCTTTGGAGAAGATTGTTTTAGTCCAGAGGTGATCCAGTACGCAGTGAATCTGGGGCAACACACAGGTTCTCCATGTCTGGATGTGAAAACACAG gaactgcagcagcagctgataatGGAAACAAAGAATCTGAAGAAAACGAGAAATTTCTACCAGAAGTTGATtcaacaagaaagaaaaaataaag GGTCTGATAGCAAACTGATGCTGTCTAAGCTCAAGTCCCAGTTTGAAGAACTCAGGTCCAAAGTGGTCTTCTTGGATGGTGTGAAGAAATACCTCGAG GTTCTGAGCGTGGACCAGTGGGGTTTGGAGGTTTCATTACTGCCGTCCTTGGCTGTGTGTGGACCTGGCTCTTTGGACCTCCAGTCCGCTGAGGACCCGTCTGTCCTGTGCTTCAGTGCCAGCAAAGGGAAGAGCACTCTGCAAGCTGGGTCAGCTTTGGGACTCATGGCTTACCTCTACGCCAG AAATGCAGCTGTGGAGGGCTACATCCAGCAGTTCCTGTATACCTTTCGTTTCCTCTGCACTCCTGAGCAGTTACTGCAGTTCATTATAGACAAGTTCATCAGTGCGGCAAG ACATGGTCCAGACATGTCTGGAGACACTGAGAAGATCTTCCATCGCAGTCTGGATGTGCTCCAGTTCTGGATAACAGACTGTAGACAGGTGGACTTCACACCTAAGTCCAGCCTCGTGGATACACTTGAAAACTTCCTTAATACTGAG GTGATTCCTGTCGATAGCCGAGGGGAGGCCCTCCTCGCTGTTCTCCACAGCCCCCCATGTACAACTGGGAGCCAAGGAACAGGAAGCCTGGTCAGcttggaggaagaagaagattcTGCTTGTATGTATTCATCCACTGAGGATCTTGGGAAAAAG TGGAGATTCTCCAGAGTAGTGGAGCCCTCTTCGTCCGGGCCTAAAGAGAAGGCCTTCTCCATCGCTGCAGCCCTGCCTGTGCCTTTCTATGGCTCCATGATGGATGACCTCTCCAACGTCTGCCTGCAGAGTGAGGAGCGACTCCCCTTCAGCCAGAATGAACACAGTGCGCAGCACGTAGCCCAACAGCTCACCCTCCTGCAGCAg GAAATGTTCCAAAGATGCCATCCAGTTCATTTCCTCAACTCCAGAACACAAGGAGTCAGAGACAAACTCCAGAACAA GAACGTGTCTCAGCCGATCCcgccagcagagggcagcagtcTGCTGTCATGTGAAGGGACGCCATCAGACAGCTACCTCCAGCAGCTGCTCACATATGCTGACAGTGTCTCTAACTGGATCTCTGCTGAAATAGTCATCTGTGACTCCATCAAG ACACAAGTTGCTTTGCTGACCAAGTATCTGTGGATTGGAAAATACTGCTACGAATCCAGGAACTTTGCCACAGCCATGCAGATCCTCAGAGGTCTGGAGAACGTGATCGTCAGGCAATTACCA GCTTGGAAACATCTGTCTTCCAAGGTGTGTGAGATCCTGGAGGAGCTACGAGCTGTTcag GTGTTTCTGAAGAGCGACGACCTGTGTCTGATGGGGGGAGAGCACGCGAGGCGGAGGCCCACCCTGCCGTCGGTGCACATCCTGGCCATGCACGTCCAGCAGCTGGAGATCGGAGCCTTCACGCTCACTACTGGAGCCTACAAGTGGACCAAGCTCAGGTGA
- the kndc1 gene encoding kinase non-catalytic C-lobe domain-containing protein 1 isoform X1, whose amino-acid sequence MQTARACHRTGPDTSLLPVQTFAPLLEGVKVAAMETCGRDAAVTYPGRAEERDYEPEHLPPLLEDEENVSLADILSLRDSCLTEDEVWAVCAECALALQSIRPSHLFHTLCITPDTLAFNAHGNVCFMEQLSDDPEGSFVPPEFDSTGSTFEGHVYSLGSTLSAALSFVIEPELEAELGDEIQRLLEQMQEEKPEDRPLLQDILCLAEARLSHTSSAAVCRKLSSVGRRVLSIESVSTFQDGQEGSWEARWQHPKPRCLLKRLSSDDNSKELCADSSVKANGLSRQQVCGGWDSSLWEEDMDSGDGDGMILADDLDCRSHNSSPVRRRAQQRLTRVRGALNRSCSVPDSNNPPCLSPPSHGDISVPVSDLTEIGADEHLSCKSVWSNRLQRLNRGRSCESYPHSSAEDCANSAVNYQVSEGNEDAPETLFSGETKIQGSRECQSCNCAQDSASSCTFCQELEMEQDSSWDQGSLNHSLYIPNNYMTKSMLCLNEESQDEWISLRELLTRCGRRLTVNELWALCYTCLSSLQTYMDFPAYLCLDTVHVGCEGEVLFLKPKNIGSRDEFYLAPEYQEHGIVTEKVCVYGVAAILWATAKFSLSPNQKLAMPRKLKRLLLEMAKRTPIERPSIIIAKKSCRDYLSRQGTNAETVWNNLISRVHPPASSYTEDLSAMEAHQSSCEESAQNNSGFVPMATESRLAPVPGPLPHSYPVNKELQLPEAFTSTATHFTPIILTNEGDSEEEGQHLGAAVEGTVDGFAKSGEHIKDRDLEYPYPTQAESNLHTPEFPVDQAFVTSTSSDEILVNSSSALPDLSRLEVSLPQPLSNNLNGCGVFNNYLFRQDPTTGHLSLVPVQVRAPESVLGLDINLSLVPQPLQGLITVPETSDGPFINCMNLPVRQEYGPSSSCFKGSSIISDSPLEQSVSRAYNGRTNPGTQGQNQSPSESLSPKVHPALQEVIDLLKGEFSLDGYLDNGHEDIAMGEYIFSLKDLQYDAFASIVKERFSDLYWEDDLLGVLHCLVNYSPSTLGSNEQPPSKAVKRAALTQPLIATVWGGKREVCLHGCLDLNGNIHTSSPAAAVDSWEGTEAQSHHGENAAVLEGFELRSEESRHGLCQGVSSDGSDAGVMEGGDHSAGGSDESPSEAECPSGREEGLTGAHYEQMSPDCSEDMEDSDSVASERLLSPGSRAEGLGLSFSPAWALAFFGEDCFSPEVIQYAVNLGQHTGSPCLDVKTQELQQQLIMETKNLKKTRNFYQKLIQQERKNKGSDSKLMLSKLKSQFEELRSKVVFLDGVKKYLEVLSVDQWGLEVSLLPSLAVCGPGSLDLQSAEDPSVLCFSASKGKSTLQAGSALGLMAYLYARNAAVEGYIQQFLYTFRFLCTPEQLLQFIIDKFISAARHGPDMSGDTEKIFHRSLDVLQFWITDCRQVDFTPKSSLVDTLENFLNTEVIPVDSRGEALLAVLHSPPCTTGSQGTGSLVSLEEEEDSACMYSSTEDLGKKWRFSRVVEPSSSGPKEKAFSIAAALPVPFYGSMMDDLSNVCLQSEERLPFSQNEHSAQHVAQQLTLLQQEMFQRCHPVHFLNSRTQGVRDKLQNKNVSQPIPPAEGSSLLSCEGTPSDSYLQQLLTYADSVSNWISAEIVICDSIKTQVALLTKYLWIGKYCYESRNFATAMQILRGLENVIVRQLPAWKHLSSKVCEILEELRAVQVFLKSDDLCLMGGEHARRRPTLPSVHILAMHVQQLEIGAFTLTTGAYKWTKLRSIAKVVSQVHAFQEAVCPYIPDRELQAYLRRRIARLATSDIHLLASDSDANFQQSSERQTRRIQDKLRRVKATFK is encoded by the exons GAGAATGTGTCTCTGGCCGACATCCTCTCCCTGAGGGACAGCTGTCTGACCGAGGACGAGGTGTGGGCGGTGTGTGCAGAGTGCGCTCTGgctctgcagagcatcagaCCCTCCCACCTCTTCCACACCCTGTGCATAACGCCAGACACTCTGGCCTTCAACGCCCATGGGAATGTTTGCTTCATGGAGCAGCTCAGTG ATGATCCAGAAGGCTCCTTCGTGCCTCCTGAGTTTGACAGCACTGGCAGCACGTTTGAG GGCCATGTTTACTCTCTGGGCTCTACGCTTTCTGCCGCACTGAGCTTTGTCATCGAGCCAGAGCTGGAGGCAGAGCTGGGGGACGAAATCCAGAGGCTGTTGGAGCAGATGCAGGAGGAGAAGCCTGAGGACAGGCCGCTCCTTCAG GACATCCTCTGTCTGGCTGAAGCAAGGCTGTCTCATACctcctctgcagctgtgtgCCGGAAACTGTCTTCTGTTGGCCGACGGGTGCTCTCCATCGAATCCGTATCCACCTTCCAAG ATGGACAAGAAGGCTCCTGGGAGGCGAGGTGGCAGCATCCCAAACCCAGATGTCTGCTTAAAAGACTGAGCTCGGATGATAATAGCAAAGAGCTGTGTGCTGACAGTTCTGTTAAAGCAAACGGTCTGTCCAGGCAGCAG GTGTGCGGGGGCTGGGATTCCTCTCTCTGGGAGGAGGATATGGACAGCGGTGATGGAGACGGCATGATCTTGGCAGATGACTTGGACTGCAGGTCCCACAACAGCTCCCCAGTAAGGAGGAGAGCCCAGCAGAGGCTCACCAGGGTGAGGGGGGCTCTGAACCGCTCCTGCTCCGTCCCAGACTCCAACAACCCCCCGTGTCTGTCCCCTCCGAGTCATGGAGATATCAGCGTACCGGTATCTGACCTCACTGAGATTGGAGCGGATGAACATTTGAGCTGCAAGTCTGTGTGGAGTAACAGACTTCAAAGACTTAACCGGGGCAGGTCCTGTGAGTCTTATCCACACAGTAGCGCTGAGGATTGCGCGAACTCTGCTGTGAACTACCAAGTGTCAGAAGGAAATGAGGACGCTCCAGAGACATTGTTCAGTGGAGAAACAAAGATTCAAGGGTCCCGTGAATGTCAATCTTGTAACTGCGCCCAGGATTCAGCGTCGTCCTGTACTTTCTGTCAGGAGCTGGAAATGGAACAGGACTCTTCTTGGGACCAGGGCTCACTGAACCACAGCCTCTACATTCCTAATAACTACATGACCAAAAGCATGCTGTGCCTCAATGAAGAATCTCAGGATGAG tGGATCTCTCTCAGAGAGTTGCTTACTCGATGTGGACGGAGGCTGACAGTTAACGAGCTTTGGGCGCTGTGCTACACCTGCCTGTCCTCACTGCAGACCTACATGGACTTTCCAG CCTATTTATGCCTGGACACCGTGCACGTGGGCTGCGAGGGAGAAGTACTTTTCTTGAAACCAAAAAACATag GATCCCGAGATGAATTTTATCTTGCTCCTGAATATCAAGAACATGGCATTGTGACGGAAAAG GTTTGTGTGTACGGGGTTGCTGCTATTCTCTGGGCTACGGCCAAGTTCAGTTTATCACCTAATCAAAAACTGGCAATGCCGCGTAAACTGAAGAGGCTGCTCCTGGAGATGGCAAAGAGGACACCCATTGAGAGACCTTCCATCATCATTGCCAAAAaa AGCTGTCGTGACTACTTATCCCGTCAAGGGACAAATGCTGAGACTGTCTGGAATAACCTCATCAGCAGAGTTCACCCG CCAGCGTCCAGTTATACAGAAGATTTGAGTGCAATGGAAGCTCATCAGAGCTCGTGTGAAGAGTCTGCACAAAACAACAGCG GCTTTGTGCCCATGGCCACTGAGAGCCGACTGGCTCCTGTGCCTGGCCCTCTTCCCCACAGCTACCCAGTCAACAAGGAGCTCCAACTCCCAGAAGCCTTCACGTCCACTGCCACACACTTCACCCCCATCATCCTGACCAATGAGGGGGACTCGGAGGAGGAGGGCCAACACCTCGGAGCTGCTGTTGAAGG aaCTGTTGATGGATTCGCAAAAAGCGGTGAACACATCAAGGACAGAGACCTCGAGTACCCATATCCTACACAGGCTGAATCCAATCTACACACACCGGAGTTTCCTGTCGATCAGGCATTTGTAACTTCAACTTCCAGTGACGAGATTCTTGTGAACTCCTCTTCTGCTCTCCCTGATCTTTCACGCCTTGAAGTCTCCCTTCCTCAGCCATTGTCCAATAACCTCAATGGCTGTGGTGTTTTCAACAATTACCTGTTCCGTCAGGATCCCACAACAGGACATCTTTCCTTAGTGCCTGTGCAGGTTAGAGCTCCAGAGTCCGTCCTCGGGTTGGATATAAATCTCTCCCTGGTGCCACAGCCTTTGCAGGGACTAATCACAGTCCCAGAGACCTCTGATGGCCCATTTATTAACTGTATGAATCTGCCTGTGAGGCAGGAATATGGTCCATCATCATCTTGTTTTAAAGGTAGCTCCATCATTTCGGACAGCCCCTTGGAGCAGAGTGTTTCCAGAGCTTACAATGGACGGACAAATCCAGGAACACAAGGTCAGAACCAGTCTCCTTCAGAGTCCCTCTCCCCTAAAGTCCATCCTGCCCTACAAGAGGTGATTGACCTGCTCAAGGGAGAGTTTTCACTTGATGGATATTTGGACAATGGACATGAAGACATCGCTATGG GGGAGTACATATTCTCTTTGAAGGACCTCCAGTACGACGCGTTTGCCAGTATTGTGAAGGAGAGGTTCAGCGATTTGTACTGGGAGGACGACCTGCTGGGTGTGCTGCACTGCCTGGTTAACTACAGCCCGTCCACACT AGGCTCTAATGAGCAGCCTCCATCAAAGGCTGTGAAAAGGGCAGCTCTTACCCAACCCTTGATAGCcactgtctggggagggaagaGGGAAGTTTGCCTGCACGGTTGTCTCGACCTGAACGGAAACATTCACACGtccagtcctgctgctgctgtggattcTTGGGAAGGTACTGAGGCCCAGTCCCATCATGGAGAAAATGCAGCTGTGCTTGAAGGTTTTGAATTAAGATCGGAGGAGAGTCGACACGGTCTCTGTCAAG GTGTGAGCAGTGACGGTTCAGACGCAGGGgtcatggagggaggagatcaTTCAGCGGGGGGCAGCGATGAAAGCCCCTCTGAGGCCGAGTGTCCGTCAGGGAGAGAGGAAGGCCTGACGGGAGCCCACTATGAGCAGATGAGTCCCGATTGCTCGGAGGACATGGAGGACAGTGATTCTGTGGCATCGGAGCGACTCCTCTCGCCTGGATCCAGAGCAGAGGGACTGGGCCTCAGCTTTAGCCCAGCCTGGGCCTTGGCCTTCTTTGGAGAAGATTGTTTTAGTCCAGAGGTGATCCAGTACGCAGTGAATCTGGGGCAACACACAGGTTCTCCATGTCTGGATGTGAAAACACAG gaactgcagcagcagctgataatGGAAACAAAGAATCTGAAGAAAACGAGAAATTTCTACCAGAAGTTGATtcaacaagaaagaaaaaataaag GGTCTGATAGCAAACTGATGCTGTCTAAGCTCAAGTCCCAGTTTGAAGAACTCAGGTCCAAAGTGGTCTTCTTGGATGGTGTGAAGAAATACCTCGAG GTTCTGAGCGTGGACCAGTGGGGTTTGGAGGTTTCATTACTGCCGTCCTTGGCTGTGTGTGGACCTGGCTCTTTGGACCTCCAGTCCGCTGAGGACCCGTCTGTCCTGTGCTTCAGTGCCAGCAAAGGGAAGAGCACTCTGCAAGCTGGGTCAGCTTTGGGACTCATGGCTTACCTCTACGCCAG AAATGCAGCTGTGGAGGGCTACATCCAGCAGTTCCTGTATACCTTTCGTTTCCTCTGCACTCCTGAGCAGTTACTGCAGTTCATTATAGACAAGTTCATCAGTGCGGCAAG ACATGGTCCAGACATGTCTGGAGACACTGAGAAGATCTTCCATCGCAGTCTGGATGTGCTCCAGTTCTGGATAACAGACTGTAGACAGGTGGACTTCACACCTAAGTCCAGCCTCGTGGATACACTTGAAAACTTCCTTAATACTGAG GTGATTCCTGTCGATAGCCGAGGGGAGGCCCTCCTCGCTGTTCTCCACAGCCCCCCATGTACAACTGGGAGCCAAGGAACAGGAAGCCTGGTCAGcttggaggaagaagaagattcTGCTTGTATGTATTCATCCACTGAGGATCTTGGGAAAAAG TGGAGATTCTCCAGAGTAGTGGAGCCCTCTTCGTCCGGGCCTAAAGAGAAGGCCTTCTCCATCGCTGCAGCCCTGCCTGTGCCTTTCTATGGCTCCATGATGGATGACCTCTCCAACGTCTGCCTGCAGAGTGAGGAGCGACTCCCCTTCAGCCAGAATGAACACAGTGCGCAGCACGTAGCCCAACAGCTCACCCTCCTGCAGCAg GAAATGTTCCAAAGATGCCATCCAGTTCATTTCCTCAACTCCAGAACACAAGGAGTCAGAGACAAACTCCAGAACAA GAACGTGTCTCAGCCGATCCcgccagcagagggcagcagtcTGCTGTCATGTGAAGGGACGCCATCAGACAGCTACCTCCAGCAGCTGCTCACATATGCTGACAGTGTCTCTAACTGGATCTCTGCTGAAATAGTCATCTGTGACTCCATCAAG ACACAAGTTGCTTTGCTGACCAAGTATCTGTGGATTGGAAAATACTGCTACGAATCCAGGAACTTTGCCACAGCCATGCAGATCCTCAGAGGTCTGGAGAACGTGATCGTCAGGCAATTACCA GCTTGGAAACATCTGTCTTCCAAGGTGTGTGAGATCCTGGAGGAGCTACGAGCTGTTcag GTGTTTCTGAAGAGCGACGACCTGTGTCTGATGGGGGGAGAGCACGCGAGGCGGAGGCCCACCCTGCCGTCGGTGCACATCCTGGCCATGCACGTCCAGCAGCTGGAGATCGGAGCCTTCACGCTCACTACTGGAGCCTACAAGTGGACCAAGCTCAG GAGCATAGCGAAGGTTGTGAGTCAGGTCCACGCCTTCCAGGAGGCTGTGTGTCCCTACATCCCGGACAGGGAGCTGCAGGCCTACCTTCGGCGGCGCATCGCCCGGCTCGCCACCTCTGACATCCACCTCTTGGCCTCCGATAGCGATGCCAACTTCCAGCAGTCCAGCGAGCGACAAACGCGGAGGATCCAGGACAAGCTGAGGAGGGTGAAGGCCACTTTCAAGTGA